ccgcccgggcacagcatgaggagaggggctgacaggaggtaagcgctcagcgctccctcctgtcactccctcactgtagcgtggccgagccctgtgtggtcagcgggtacagggagcatctgtctcctgtacccggccagactaacaggaagtgcacactgagtgtgcacttccttttagtccggccgggtacaggaaacaaaagctccctgtacccgcagaccatacagagctcggccacgctacaacataggtaggggaggggggaggaagagaatgacaagggagggaggggggaggaagagaatgacaagggagggagggagggggagaaaaaagagagtgacaagggagggagggagggggagaaaaaagagtgacaagggagggagggggagaaaaaagagagagtgacaagggagggagggggagaaaaaagagagagtgacaaggagggagggggagaaaaaagagagtgacaagggagggagggggggaaaaaagagagagtgacaaggagggagggggagaaaaaagagagtgacaaggagggagagggagaaaaaagagagtggggagggagggagggagggggagaaaaaagagagtgacaagggagggagggggagaaagagtgacaagggagggagggggagaaagagtgacaagggagggagggggagaaagagtgacaagggagggagggggagaaagagtgacaagggagggagggggagaaagagtgacaagggagggagggggagaaagagtgacaagggagggagggggagaaagagtgacaagggagggagggagggggagagagtgacaagggggggagagagtgacaagggagggagggggagaaagagagtgacaagggagggagggagggagggggagaaagagagtatcccacgcatgcttaaactcctttacggtgttaagtggtagaggttaacaccgtaaaggagtttaagcatgcgtgggataggcataaggctatcctaactataagataaggccagggactaatgaaagtatttagaaaactgggcagactagatgggccgaatggttcttatctgccgtcacattctatgtttctatgtttctatgtcaaacttgtctggttacaatatgtttgttagtccacccattgtaaagcactgcaaaatgttttggcgctatatatatatatcaaatagtaataatctcaacatAAAAAATAACTTATAAATGTACAGCTTTCCAAGGTTGCCTTCCCGGTTGGCTTCCACATGGTTACATATACACAAATGTAACTATATGAGcaaaatatgtataaatgtatgcagATACATTGTCATAACTTGCCAGAGATCACAAGAACATCAGAAGCAGTAGTCACTACATTTTCTTATGTATAAGGAAAacccaatgtgaatttcaaaaacaataaacaaagtgAAGAAGggatacaaaaaaatattaaagggacaggctatagtcaccagaacaactacagcttattgaatttgttctgatgagtagaatcatttcttttcagagaaaatgcagtgtttacattacagcctagtgataacgtcactggccactcctcagatagctgttagagatccttcctgggtcatggctgcctaaaatgcatccaaacatttagtgtctcctccctctgcatgcagacactgaactttcctcatagagattcattgattcaattcatctctatgaggagatgctgattggccagggctgtgtttgaatcacgctggctctgcccctgatctgcctcattgtcagtctcagccaatcctatggggaagcattgtgtttggatcaggctaccacttctgatgatgtcagcaggcagtgggcaggtttatagtgctcctttaatttgaAAACAAAACCCACAAAGTGAGAGAGACGCTTTAAGCTAATGATCACACCCGTcataaggaaaagtagtccctattaatgtttaatcccttaaggaccaaacttctggaataaaagggaatcatgacatgtcacacatgtcatgtgtccttaaggggttaatgtatgtaTAGATCAAAACAATACCTCTGCTAGCAAAATTGGTAGCCAACGTATACATAGAATTGTATCCGCTTTAAAAATAGCATAAGTTATCATAGGCATCACAGGTACTCTTTTAGGATTGAAGGGAGCCTATAGTCCTGAAAATAACATTGTTTAATATTGTTTGAATCATTAATATAGGTTTGCTTGTTTTTCGGTCTATAAGTTATCTTTAATCTCTGTGACCATTGTCCACCCCCATTTTATAGTAAAAGTtagagttaaaggatcactatagtgtcaggaaaataaagcggttttcctgacactatagtgctctcagggtccccctcccgtggcgctgaaggggttaaaaccccttcagccacttcccttattccagcgccgggctccctcggcgctggtgacctctcctcccccgccgacgtcagctcccctgtctgacgtcagcagagccgaatgcgcatgcagggcaagtgccgcgcgcacattcaaagtgtccataggaaagcatttctcaatgctttcctatggacgctctgcacgatggaggcataatatgcctccagcgttgtAGAttcgcctatagtggctgtccggaagacagccactagatgctggcttaaccccaaatgtaatcatagcagtttctctgaagtggtctgggtgactatagtatccctttaaccccttaaggaccaaacttctggaataaaagggaatcatgacatgtcacacacgtcatgtgtccttaaggggttaaagagacactgtaggcactgtaggcacccagaccatttcagctcattggagtggtttgggttccaactcccatcacccttaaccctgcaagtgtaattattgcagttttttaccaGACAGCTGGTCGTCTAaacgacactggacatcctcacgctctgcatgagcatgaggacctccagcgtcgccggaaagcactgaataatactTTGCTATGGGGAGGTGTAATGCGCatgcggccattgctgcgcatgcgcattaggtctcccccgccggcggacgtcggcaggggaggagcgtgggcggagcctgacccagcgccaagggacatcggcgctggattcaagttagtgtctgaaggggttttaaccccttcagcaacgtgggatgggggggcaggagggagggggcactccTGGATCCTCCAGTGcgaggaaaactggtttgttttcctggcactgaagaatCCCTTTAACTAAAGATTTCTCACCTTGTGAACGAGATATGCATGCGCATCAAACTCAGTGTTTCTCCAAACAAATGCTGTTGTGAGCAGCATTTTATTGGAGGGCAGAGTTTGACTTGGTTCTAGGGTTAAAACGTctgtagtggctgtcaggaaggtagccactagaggtgtatctAACCCTTCAATGCAAAtattgctgtttctacaaactgttttagaactgAAATTATGTAgtgtgggtgactttagtggtcacTTAATATCGGAGTCCtctacactttttttcccctctacacTTTTAGTTTCTGTCAACTTTACATTGTCTGTCGTATTAAATACCTCCACTGTATAATTGTACAACTTTAACATAATTTTTGCCAACTTTAGCTGGCATGACAATGGAGAAGGAGGGGTAGGGTAGAGTATGCCAACGAGTCAATTAGAGTCAGTTGTGATGTGCCCAAGGGGTGTGCCATCCCTGCATGCATGAATACCAGGATGACAGTCTGTCAGGCAGAGCTGCCAATACCCAGAGTACTGCCGAGGTCTCGCCTATAAACTCCGATGCCCTATGATTCTTGGTTAGTTCAGTATTTAAACACGCTGCACTGCACTTAGCCTTAATCCTTCCAACACATTCTGACAGATCTGTGCTGCCAATTCATCAGGAAGGTTTCTGTGCTGTGTAAAACACAATTATGTgactttatatttctttttaacattatttatagTTATTTTGTTTTCATATAATAGAGACAAAATAATAGAAAAGATGCATTCGAGCACAATACAGCAAAGCGTCAACCATTGTTACAACAATAAACAGATATTGCGAAACGAGTCAGCCTGATACAAATTGCACCAGAACGTCTAGTGCAGTTGACAGTGTCATAAGCAAGGTACTCAAATTCGTTTGGTCAGGCCGTGCACATTATCTAGCGTATTAAGTTGCTTATACTTATTGCTACTCCTTAAAGTGACGGGTTAtgcaagaaaaataaatcaaacaccAATAGGGAAGGGTAAAAGGGTAATGGTCGTGGACCAGCGAAACTAGCTTTAAAATTAAGTGTTTGGCACTCAATGGCCACTCTGAATCCATAAACTGGTCCAATTGGATATTGAGAAAGGGTATATttctaagaaaaaatatatataacatacataatCTTGCAAACAATAAACTTCAAAACCCACAGGTTTAAATTGAAAACCACCTCTTGTGGGTCCTTGAGGGTCCTATTTAAGCTTGTACTGCAGAACGTCCCAGGATGAAGAAAGGGCCAttttcaatcttgttggtaaaaaCAGCCACACACTGTCATCATTAACAGCCAGTATTTCTCAGCGCTAGCTATTTACCAACAGATTTCCAAActtgttgctattttttttaccACAACCTCGGAATTCTGGTGCCTTGGAGACATATATGAACCACTCAGCCTTTGGTCAGATAGTTTATGATTTCCTTATATACATCATATATCGATCTGTAGATTGTTTGATCAATTGAAAGATATctattcatttataaaatattttaccaggaaggatacattgagatttctctcgttttcaagtatgtcctgggtccacaaaacattgcattgttataatagggtacaataaaatacaaaaacaatattaatacacaatatatacaaaatctaacatagaacaggtaagaacgtataatcaaccataacatgTGCAttctgtagagagggatctcttaaaggattttaggcctggggaagatttgaaagtgtgcgggaggtcgttccataattgaggcgctctgtaggagaaggaggatcgggctgctttctttttgtattgaggtagactaaataaagtgctggtactggaacagaggttataggaggtgggaacacgcggggagagcattctgctcaggtagggtgggagcttcatagaaaagctcttaaacacaaggctgggaaGACGAAGGGTGcctctggattccagcgacagccagtttagttcttttagcatgtcgcaatggtgggtcatgtaattacattgtagcacaaagtggCAGAACGAATTATACAATATTACTAGATATTACTAATACGATATTAAAGATAATCTTTACAGAATTTATTGCCACCTTGAGAATGCACAATATCAGAGGATGCCCTATATTAAATGGAATGATTTGGTATTGAAAGCATGCGCTCATAATTGATAGTAGTTTGAAAATGTGACACATTTGTAACTAACATATTAGCTATAGAACGTATATCACACTAACCATAACGTTTCTACTGGATTTTACCAGGACATTTCATGGGTAAGAAGAGCCTACAGGACTCATACAGTTTGAGTGACCAAGGATTAGAAGAGTCGGCCATCTTTCCTCCACGCAACGTAGATAATATGAGAACGGCCCTACTGCAAGATCAGCGCAGAGCACAATCATCCAGCCAACTGCAAGGCCCACAGGTATGAATGTGAATGTTTAGGTACAGATTATATGGAAGAGGAGAGGTCTGTGGAGtgttgatcattatttaatgtgaagtttgcaatatatatatatatatatatatatatctaatatgaatgtacatttagctgtataaaataggtgtatgaaatattgcaggcccttttgcttagatttgaaaaagttaacatttcaatgacatcccacaaggttaacagctaaaaggttaaaatttaattagaacaaacacatgtgctgtcagtcaaatgtatacaaaactcgttgtaagctaattacaggcaagagccttctagagaatattccaaacttagatatgcaatacattacatcatgtaacaagttggAAAACCTTTTTAGGAAAATCACAccggtgggggctgctttatagagGACAAAAAGACTATTTAACtaaaggagaaaggataggacgttgtcattctgtaacattcattcactcaggcatacattcattcattcaaCCATTATTCCATTCTTACTTGCACACGGACAccatacacaaggacatatgctgtagtcattaatactttggtaagattgattatttactgactatttttgcattctgttacattcatccaatacacttttatcttatatttatttgagtcattgtttcatttattacaatatttttacagtgccttttgggtcttcagacactgaattattttagtgataagtcaagttatcatctagaatggttaaggaaaacatataagtaatttgggaacggaagggtctactccgtatacagctatagattgcataaagacacgctaagcttagaatgacccggagtgaccttttgtcggtaaaggtccacatcatacctgaagtgagccataactatcaaaattgaagtatcaccgaaaccgacaagGTCTACCTAGGGTTATTTGGCACCCACTCCATCACAGCTGTCTGAAGACATTGGAGTTGTGACTGTTCAATAATATTGTTGTGTGTTTGGCTTCATTCATAAAATCATGAGTCAGTAAGTtggtgtcacgggtggcggtccgtagaccgggacccctgtgtgcCTAAAGAAGATAATAGGAGTCTCAGTGTGGAAATGGACAATTAAGGTCTGGTGCAGggaaccacacgccccctggtgttgagcaccagggtttgtgtgGCCACGTACcagagccctgatgcagcttaagcGGATGCCAGGAGCTGATATAAagtagatatgtatccagtactagaaacacggtaagactagaataggcaccaaacaagataaaacaagactagaagaatccagaaccagagcaggacagaaagtagaacccagaacatgtacacaatacaagagggaaacatggacaggacaggactgtacatgaactgggaataaaagacaaaataaaacaagacaagagacacaaggcaaaacaagaggagacataactaagtactatatatgtaataaacattggagatttagacatacatgtagatgtatgcagcccaccactgcgccaaagcactccaattacagtgggtcctaactgcctagatatgcatgattaaatgtacaacaataaaacacacacagtacttacatCCAAGGATTGGAGCAGAGGAAATAAGACCACTGCTAGCAGGAACAGAcggaaacaaaaaggattaaatggaaaaggaacgggtgtggcaacaaaaaaacaaacatttaaaggaatccaggagactgggaattccaggaacggaataaaggaatgaacccagaaaacccagcgtaaagaaaaccagacatagaatagaaaaccagacaaaaacaagaaaaactaaacaaatattgtaaaaagagtactggataccaaaaGCTagggccagacatctccacagaatgGAACAGGGCGTTATAGTTGGTAGCAGCTGCTTGTTACCAAACATTTTCTGGTAAATGGAACAACTGCCAAGTCCTAGTCTACATATCCAACCTATCCTTACATATCGGAAGCCTTCTCGTATGGGCTCAATTCCCTGTCTGTACTTTGTGCAACACAAGAACGTCTAAATACGTGCTCATGCAGTAGTTTCTAGGGCCGTGATTTCTGGTGTCCCCAGAAGCAGGGCATCATATAGGGAACACAGGGCACTTGGAAAGAACCCCCAAATCAGGACTGTTTCTCTGAATCCAGGACTGTTGggatgtatgtgaatgtatgtatgcattgGATAGatcaggggtaagcaaccttctgCACCAGATGTGTGGACTACATGCTTCTACAGCCAAAATGATGTAAAAGCATCAGGGGTGATGTAGTCCACGAaatctggagtaccaaaggttgTCTAAAAGATGGACGGCTAGATGGATGGCCGTAGTGCCAATGTTAATTAATACTGGGCCCTTTATGTAAATGCTACAGGTTTGCTTGTTAACAAACAGCTGTTGAGTCTGAATTTCAACCCCATGCTAACCAGTATCTATGTTTATTTCTTTTCCAGCGAATATTAAGGAAAATCCTGGAGCAGTATTTTAAAACTTACCAGAAGTAGTGAAGATATCGACCCTCCTGtacatacaaaaataatatatatatatatttgtggctgAGATACAGGACTTATTTCAGACATCCCAAAGGCTATTGTTTACAAatgaaatcattaaaaaaaaaaaaacctaatgaaATGGAAGTGTTTCCACTCATATTTTTAATGTAAgattctttttttaatgttaatgtaaTAACTATCATCTCAAGAGTATGTACGGAAtatttttctgccattttatGGAGTGTTCTACACAAACCTGTGAATAAACGACATTCTTTGCACACCAAGCGCAAACTCATTTTCTtactaaatggaaaaaaaaaatattttattttttcataatcatGGAATCATatttaatttttccccaaaagttattttgaaatcttcatttttcactaATGGACTTATGTTCTTAAAGGTTTCACTCTCTCATGTGTGCTATCGTTTTTATAACTTCGACAATATGGTTTTTGTAAAACAATACTGGTTACTGACCATAAGGAACTGCAATGACTGATTTGGAGAGTTAACGGTGTCACGTACACCATGGAAGCAGAGACACTGGAAGGACATATAGAATAAGATGCACAAGCATACAAAGCCAGAAAATATCAACTATAGTTACTATACTGTACTTTCCAAACAACATATTCAATAAGGTTTCCCTTTACAATGTTACATAAAACGTATTGGTTACAATGTCACATTGGCAAATTAGCCCAGTGCTCTATTCCAACTATTGCCATCTGGGTTCGACAAAATCCCACTTGATAATGTTGATGTGTAGTTTACACAATTTCAGTACAATTGAGAAGAAGAGGTTATAGGTGCTGGGGAGAGTCTCATTTCTTTAACTGCTCTATAATAGTTTAACAGAAAGCTGTACTATCACCGGTTATTCTCTGTATTATTGCACATATCTACAATTATCTGAAGTCTGGACGATTACCAGCCAGGAAATTCCCAAGCATTTGTGGACTTATTGAACTTTGTAAGAGCAGTCAAGTGCCGACCCCGCCCCAAATTTGGCTTTCCGTTGATTTAAATAGGGTCTACATACATTGTGGTTTTTCTCCCCCCTTGTAAAATTTTCTGTGAACACCTGTGGGTTAGAGTGCCATACATTGGCTTTATGTCATTGAGACTTGATGTAAACTTCAAGGGCTGAACTGCAGGTAATTGAAAAGGGAATTGCAAGTTAAAGGTCAAAATAgaaccaatttattttttatcttttttgatcTATAATTTGCAATTCCCCGGTCAATTTTCCACCCTTCTTAAATTAATAAATAGTACTGGTGATATCTCTGAAGACTTGTAACAtgacatttccattttttttttgtctagctCCCATTGGCTTAAATACCACATTCAATGTAACCTGTGTAATATAACTTGTAAAGATCCAATAGTACCAGTTAGGGCTCTATAACATATACAAGAGCTTGTATAAttccttattaaagggacactatagtcaccaaaacaactttagcttattgaagcagttttggtgtacagatcatttccctgcagtgttactgctcaattctcagccatttaggagttaaatcactttatttatgcaccatagtcacacctccctgcatgtgacttgcacagccttcctaaacacttcctgtaaagagtcagctaatgtttatacttccttcattgcaaattctatttaatttaaaatgtattatcccctgcactgttgatagctagctagaccccacagaagcattctgtgtatgactaaagttcactttagagagcaggcaatacgaactttcaaagtaagttacatctaattgaaagtgaaaccatttttttaatttttgtttcatgcatggtgtgtgagtcacagccaggagaggtgtgactagggctgcatggacagaaacaaaagagatttaactcctaaactgcagagatttgagcagtgagactgcaggatcacgatctatacactaaaactgcttacttaagctaaagttgttttggtgactatagtatccctttaaccccttaaggacacatgacatgtgtgacatgtcatgattcccttttattccagaagtttggtccttaaggggttaaagtttgacGTTTTCCGCTTGCTGCATGTAATTTTTTAGCTTACAGCTAAATGGCACttggaaataaaaacacaagactGGGGaaatagaaggagcagaaatgatcACATTCATAGACATGCTgctgtgaaatgtttttttttttttttttttattctttattttttgattcGACAGGAGCAACAAATATGCAGGGTAGGGtttgcttgcgcagaagccaacaaTAGTATTACAATAACATGCGAAAATATACCGCAAAACCCCCCTGAGATTCTATAGCAACACATCTGTGTCTTTCGTCTCCCATCGAGGGTTTTATATGTCTCAGGCATACGTCAATTGTCCCAAAGGAGGTCAAAAACGGAATCTAAACGGTCAGCTCTAGGTAACCTCTCTCCCGTATCACGTCGATAATGCCTGAGAAGATTTattaaaagagaataaaaaataaaaataaaaaataagaatgaaAAGATTAACAAAGTAGAGGAAAGGTAGAAGGAAGAGAAGAGACCTTCCTTTTAGAATAGGTAGAGGTAGGAAAGAAAgtgagagagaagagaaaaagatGTGGTGCAGAGTCCGGGACGCGACGAGAGGAGGACGGGCAGCGGGGGAGGCCCAGCGCTACCGCCCCCAACAAGAGATCCCCAAACCCTTTATTGCTCTATTCTATATTATCTGCCTTCCGCGGAACCCACTACGCTATCATCCCACGGCTCCCAAAGTATCTGAAACTTCTCTGTCGTCCCCCTAACCCGCGCCGTCAGGTCGTCCATTATCCGACATTCACGGATCCTGGATATCATGCCCGTAAAATCCGGACCTTCAGGCGAGAGACACGCGGTGGCAATAGTACGTCTCGCCCCAAGAGTTATTTTATGGACCAGTGTCTGCTCTCTTTTGGTCCAGCCATCAAGGGTCCTATTCAGTAAGTATACCCATGGATCCAATCGTAGGGGTTTGTTAAATGTCTGcagcaataatccctccactgccTTCCAAAAGCCACGTtgtttcgggcattcccaccacatgtggaggtacgtTCCCCGGGAtccacagcccctccagcaatCATCCGTGTCCAGTTTGCGCATCTTATATAGTTTGATGGGAGTGGTGTACCACCGGAACATGGTCTTCCACGTCTGTTCCTGGAGCGTGACGCAGATAGAGGAATTTTTTTTCGCTTCCCATATTTCTTGCCATTCCACGCCTTCTAAAACTTCCCCTAAATCTGCCTCCCACTGATCGGTATAAGTCAACTGTCCCCATTCTTTGCTCTCCGTGCCAAGATGAGCGTATATGAGTGTTATCATGCCCTTGGGGAATGCTCCATCCCGACATAATTTCTCATAAAAAGTCAGTCGTTCCTGGGCAGCTCCCTTTATGTGGGTTTTGCCCGCGAAGTCCCGGATCTGAAGGTATCTAAAAAAATCCGTCTGGGTTAAGTGGGAGTCTCGCTGGAGTTCGTCAAATTGGACGATCTGCCCATTACGGTATAGTTGGTGGATCCGCTGCAGTCCTGTTCCCTCTAAATTCCGGAAGTCTCTGGGGGTCATTCCCGGTGGAAATTCCCTGTTCCGAAGTATCGGGGTCATAGGGGAGGGGGATGTTGCTAGTCCGTATTTGTGACGATTATCATCCCAAATGCGAAGCGAGTTGAGTATGGATGGGCAAGTCACTCGTATAGCAGGTCTATGTGCCGTCGGGACCCACATGGTGAACTGGGGGACGTCCCAGCCCACCATC
This Pelobates fuscus isolate aPelFus1 chromosome 3, aPelFus1.pri, whole genome shotgun sequence DNA region includes the following protein-coding sequences:
- the LOC134601428 gene encoding bombesin-like; this encodes MAPLPLTRILPPSFLAHLLLFSLISLSVCVEFTEETGKLGKINLLQRGGNQWAIGHFMGKKSLQDSYSLSDQGLEESAIFPPRNVDNMRTALLQDQRRAQSSSQLQGPQRILRKILEQYFKTYQK